A region from the Caldicellulosiruptor naganoensis genome encodes:
- a CDS encoding GldG family protein, with protein sequence MVKLDLKSIKSSFKTRKFKYGGYAAMLTASVIAILIVLNLLVGQIPAKLDLTHNRLYSLSKPTIDLLKNLKKDVTIYALFPTGNENPVISEFIQKYAEKSSHVKIKYIDPYKNPGFVKKYQTSETQIDEGSLIVESGNKFRVINRYDMVDYSYNEQTGESNVTGLTIEQKLTPAILYVTSDKSPVLYELKGHGEDTLVRLGISSEIEAANYEIRDLNLLTEKSVPQDATAVIVISPKTDISDIELKKLKDYINSGGRVMFLMDILKDELKNFNSLFESLGVRLEHGIVMEGDNNYNAGNPVWILPKLESHDIVNPIDLNNMYMLIPNAQPIVETKFKKRTITVEKLLTTTSNSWLRKDLTSTSLSKEKGDKSGPFTLAVAITDKADAFNTKLRPRDAKVVIVGNATFLNSQFSKSVPGNLNFVINALNWLQDKKDTLQIQPKDLTTFRLNISTTQAMVWAAITVVGIPIVILVLGLTVWLRRRHL encoded by the coding sequence ATGGTGAAGCTTGATTTAAAGAGTATAAAAAGCTCATTTAAAACAAGAAAGTTCAAATATGGCGGATACGCTGCTATGCTAACTGCATCTGTAATTGCTATTCTTATAGTTCTAAACCTTCTGGTTGGTCAAATTCCAGCAAAGCTTGACCTTACACACAACAGGCTGTACTCACTTTCAAAGCCCACGATTGACCTTTTGAAAAATCTAAAAAAGGATGTCACTATCTATGCCCTTTTTCCGACCGGAAATGAAAACCCTGTGATTTCTGAGTTTATCCAAAAATATGCTGAAAAATCCTCGCATGTAAAAATCAAATACATAGACCCATATAAAAACCCAGGGTTTGTTAAAAAATATCAAACTAGTGAGACACAAATAGATGAAGGGTCGCTCATTGTTGAAAGTGGCAACAAGTTCAGAGTAATAAACAGATACGACATGGTTGACTATTCATACAATGAGCAGACAGGCGAATCAAATGTAACCGGTCTTACAATAGAACAAAAACTGACACCTGCCATCTTGTATGTTACATCTGACAAAAGCCCCGTTTTGTACGAGCTAAAAGGTCATGGAGAGGACACGCTTGTTAGGCTTGGCATCTCAAGTGAGATTGAAGCTGCAAACTATGAGATAAGAGATTTGAATCTCCTTACAGAAAAAAGTGTGCCACAAGATGCAACAGCTGTGATAGTAATCTCTCCAAAGACAGATATCTCAGACATTGAGCTCAAAAAATTAAAAGACTATATAAATAGCGGCGGGCGTGTAATGTTTTTGATGGACATACTAAAAGACGAGCTCAAAAACTTCAACAGCTTGTTTGAAAGCTTGGGAGTCAGACTCGAACATGGAATTGTCATGGAAGGTGACAACAACTACAATGCAGGAAATCCTGTATGGATACTACCAAAGCTCGAATCACACGATATTGTAAACCCAATTGACCTTAACAACATGTACATGCTCATACCAAATGCCCAGCCAATTGTTGAGACAAAGTTCAAAAAAAGAACAATTACAGTTGAAAAACTTCTTACAACAACATCTAACTCATGGCTGAGAAAGGATTTGACCTCAACATCGCTCAGCAAAGAAAAAGGCGATAAAAGCGGCCCATTTACTTTAGCTGTTGCAATCACCGACAAAGCAGATGCTTTCAATACAAAGCTCCGACCAAGAGATGCAAAGGTTGTAATAGTTGGCAATGCAACATTTTTGAACAGTCAATTTTCAAAGAGCGTTCCTGGAAATCTGAACTTTGTAATAAATGCTCTTAATTGGCTACAAGATAAAAAAGATACTCTGCAAATTCAACCAAAAGACCTTACAACCTTCAGGCTTAACATTAGCACAACACAGGCTATGGTCTGGGCAGCAATCACTGTTGTCGGAATACCAATTGTTATTCTGGTATTAGGATTAACTGTATGGCTGAGGAGGAGACATCTATGA
- a CDS encoding nucleopolyhedrovirus P10 family protein, giving the protein MSDREILELILQKVETLDQKIDRLEARLDRLEAKVESLEKRVENLEKRVDSLEKRVEKLELQVAENTQILKALEHLAQVNKAEHDNFTHQLARMEGLLNSVISNNSKEHQALFKQTEENTQKIVKLEKDMTIIESVCGKNMQDIAFLKGVKI; this is encoded by the coding sequence ATGAGTGATAGAGAAATCTTAGAGCTTATCTTACAAAAGGTTGAAACCTTGGACCAAAAGATTGACAGGCTTGAGGCAAGACTTGACAGACTTGAAGCGAAAGTCGAAAGCCTTGAAAAGAGAGTTGAAAACCTTGAAAAGAGAGTTGATAGTCTCGAAAAGAGAGTTGAAAAATTAGAACTTCAAGTTGCAGAAAATACTCAAATCTTAAAAGCATTAGAACATTTAGCACAGGTAAACAAAGCTGAACACGACAACTTTACTCACCAGCTTGCAAGGATGGAAGGTTTGTTAAACTCTGTAATTTCAAATAACAGCAAAGAACACCAAGCTCTATTTAAACAAACTGAAGAGAATACTCAAAAAATTGTAAAACTTGAAAAGGATATGACAATTATTGAATCAGTATGTGGGAAAAATATGCAAGATATCGCATTTTTAAAGGGTGTGAAGATTTAA
- a CDS encoding ABC transporter ATP-binding protein, which translates to MIRVEHLTKKYGQHYAIHDISFEVQKGEIVGFLGPNGAGKSTTMNIITGYLSPTEGTAYVDGFDILEEPEEVKRRIGYLPENPPLYLDMTVQEYLDFVSDIKKVDKKEKKRSMEKIMETVGIAHVRNRLIKNLSKGYKQRVGLAQALIGNPPVLILDEPTIGLDPKQIIEIRSVIKNLRNEHTIILSSHILPEVSAVCERVLIINKGKIVASDTPENLSKRLTHGSKLQLRVLGQRQKVYGILEKVPGVKYIEFIGPKEPNTVEVIVESENDIDIRADIFYALSEAKLPILMMRAVDLTLEEIFLQLTTEEKEAEAV; encoded by the coding sequence TTGATAAGGGTTGAACACTTAACCAAAAAGTATGGTCAGCACTATGCAATTCACGACATCTCATTTGAGGTACAAAAGGGGGAAATTGTTGGTTTTCTGGGTCCAAACGGTGCTGGAAAGTCTACCACCATGAACATCATAACGGGCTATCTATCACCTACAGAAGGAACAGCCTATGTTGACGGATTTGACATCTTAGAAGAACCTGAAGAAGTCAAGAGAAGAATTGGGTATCTGCCAGAAAACCCACCGCTTTATCTTGATATGACTGTTCAAGAATACCTTGATTTTGTGAGCGATATCAAAAAGGTGGACAAAAAAGAGAAAAAGAGAAGCATGGAAAAGATAATGGAAACTGTTGGCATTGCCCATGTGAGAAACAGGCTCATAAAAAATCTTTCAAAAGGATATAAACAGAGAGTTGGGCTTGCACAAGCTTTAATTGGAAATCCACCTGTTTTGATTTTGGATGAGCCCACAATTGGACTTGACCCAAAGCAGATAATCGAAATAAGGTCTGTTATAAAGAATCTTCGAAACGAACACACAATAATCTTAAGTTCACATATCCTGCCAGAGGTCAGTGCTGTTTGCGAAAGAGTTTTAATAATCAACAAGGGAAAGATAGTTGCAAGTGACACGCCCGAAAATCTATCTAAAAGGCTTACCCATGGAAGCAAACTTCAACTAAGGGTTTTAGGTCAAAGACAAAAGGTTTATGGAATACTTGAAAAGGTGCCGGGTGTAAAATACATTGAATTTATCGGTCCAAAAGAACCGAACACTGTTGAGGTCATTGTTGAATCGGAAAACGATATAGATATAAGGGCAGATATATTCTATGCGCTGAGCGAGGCAAAACTTCCTATTCTGATGATGAGAGCGGTTGACCTGACGCTTGAGGAGATATTCCTGCAGCTCACAACCGAGGAGAAGGAGGCTGAAGCTGTATGA
- a CDS encoding sodium:calcium antiporter: protein MVISYVIKLIFSLFIILFGCTFFTNAVEWFGKRINLGQGAVGSILAAVGTALPETIIPIIAILFAKGESSHDVGIGAIAGAPFMLGTLAFFITGLAVIVYTLFKKRTLKMNVDLSVFERDLTYFLIVYGVAVVTTFIHNHKTIKTIIAIGLFVAYLVYVKKTLADESEDTEGEELEELYFTKFLKLPNNLLWILSQLLFSLLLIIYGAHLFVDYVQKVAIMISVPALILSIIITPIATELPEKLNSIIWIGKKKDTLALGNITGAMVFQSSVPVVFGIIFTPWNLRGITMVSAILAFMSALLNLIWVKIKKSVNPFALLFGGVLYLIFLGYVFL, encoded by the coding sequence GTGGTAATATCATATGTTATAAAGCTGATTTTCTCTTTGTTTATAATACTTTTTGGTTGCACTTTTTTCACAAATGCAGTTGAGTGGTTTGGCAAAAGAATAAACTTAGGACAAGGGGCAGTTGGAAGTATCCTGGCAGCAGTTGGAACTGCCCTTCCTGAGACCATAATACCTATTATTGCAATTCTGTTTGCCAAAGGAGAAAGTTCACATGATGTTGGTATTGGAGCAATTGCCGGCGCCCCTTTTATGCTCGGTACTTTGGCCTTTTTCATAACTGGACTTGCAGTGATAGTTTACACTCTTTTTAAGAAAAGAACCTTGAAGATGAACGTTGATTTGAGCGTATTCGAACGCGACCTTACTTACTTTCTCATTGTTTATGGAGTTGCAGTTGTGACAACATTTATTCACAATCATAAAACTATAAAGACAATAATAGCAATTGGACTGTTCGTTGCTTATCTTGTCTATGTCAAAAAGACACTTGCAGATGAGAGTGAAGATACCGAAGGAGAAGAATTGGAAGAACTTTACTTTACAAAGTTTTTAAAACTCCCAAACAACCTTCTGTGGATACTTTCTCAGCTTCTTTTTTCATTGCTGCTTATAATCTATGGTGCACACTTGTTTGTTGATTATGTTCAAAAAGTTGCAATTATGATTAGCGTTCCTGCACTAATACTTTCAATAATCATTACACCTATTGCAACAGAGCTACCTGAAAAACTAAACTCTATTATCTGGATTGGAAAGAAAAAAGACACTCTTGCACTGGGAAATATCACAGGTGCAATGGTATTTCAATCTTCTGTTCCAGTTGTATTTGGAATAATATTTACACCATGGAATTTAAGAGGTATAACAATGGTTTCAGCTATCTTAGCATTTATGTCCGCACTTCTAAATCTTATATGGGTTAAGATTAAAAAATCTGTAAACCCATTTGCACTTTTGTTTGGTGGGGTTTTATACCTAATTTTCTTGGGCTATGTTTTCTTATAA
- a CDS encoding DUF4340 domain-containing protein encodes MRKRKNRLFTIVSVLLVLVLVIGAYFYVSYVNKKKQEAEEKKSSSASVTVTNFDRNKITKIDIKHDDVHLVLEKVKGKWIVNGINNPSYFDQDKIDDIAFSCAQMTAEKIADSNPKDLKKYGLDNPKSIVEATLSNGKKVTFYLGSETPITSTYYLMKKGDPKIYVVWINHAENFTISPKKLLSVRIPEIDTQNIEYVKLVRKGQPTIEIKKIDEKNKQDNELKYYVRLWNLLQPYSQPVGVSSDKLSELVENVPNFSVEEIVDENPNKPEYGLKDPRAELIVKDNKNTLHLYIGNNMNDSLIYCRLAGSNMVFTMASYKLDFLNTLKPFDLIEKFAYIVNIDYVDKIEVITKDKKHTMILNKKLIKKARSEEEADEYQYNFTVDGRKIPEDTFRKFYQEIIGLLVDGENDKKPTGTPEVTMKFYLVNKKVDVMEYIPYNDDFYMVVRNGKSDFVIAKEQVQKVLKDLEDLVAGKYKPPED; translated from the coding sequence ATGAGAAAGAGGAAAAACAGGCTTTTTACAATTGTGTCAGTACTCTTGGTTTTGGTTCTTGTAATTGGCGCGTACTTTTATGTAAGCTATGTGAACAAGAAAAAACAAGAGGCTGAAGAAAAAAAGTCCTCTTCAGCCTCTGTTACTGTAACTAATTTCGACAGAAATAAAATCACAAAAATCGATATAAAGCATGACGACGTCCACCTTGTTCTTGAAAAGGTAAAGGGCAAATGGATTGTTAATGGAATAAATAACCCTTCGTACTTTGACCAAGACAAGATTGACGACATCGCCTTTTCATGTGCTCAGATGACTGCAGAAAAAATTGCTGATAGCAACCCAAAAGACCTTAAAAAATACGGTCTTGACAATCCAAAATCAATTGTGGAAGCAACACTCAGCAATGGAAAGAAAGTTACATTTTATCTTGGGTCTGAAACACCAATAACTTCCACTTATTACCTTATGAAAAAAGGTGACCCAAAGATATATGTTGTTTGGATTAATCATGCAGAAAACTTTACAATATCACCCAAAAAACTTTTGAGTGTAAGAATTCCAGAGATTGATACACAGAACATCGAGTATGTAAAACTTGTGAGAAAAGGTCAGCCAACCATTGAAATTAAGAAGATAGATGAAAAGAATAAACAAGACAACGAATTGAAGTATTATGTAAGACTTTGGAATTTACTTCAACCTTATAGTCAGCCTGTCGGAGTTTCAAGTGATAAGCTTTCAGAGCTTGTAGAAAATGTTCCAAACTTTAGTGTAGAAGAAATTGTTGATGAAAATCCAAACAAGCCTGAATATGGACTCAAAGACCCAAGAGCAGAGCTTATTGTAAAGGACAACAAAAACACCTTGCACCTGTATATTGGCAATAACATGAACGACTCCTTAATTTACTGCAGGCTTGCAGGTTCTAACATGGTATTCACAATGGCAAGTTACAAGTTAGATTTTCTCAATACCTTAAAACCATTTGATTTGATTGAGAAGTTCGCTTATATAGTGAACATTGACTATGTTGACAAAATTGAAGTTATAACAAAAGACAAGAAGCACACAATGATACTTAACAAAAAGCTTATCAAAAAAGCAAGAAGTGAAGAAGAAGCAGACGAGTATCAGTACAACTTCACAGTGGACGGCAGAAAAATTCCAGAAGACACTTTCAGAAAGTTCTATCAAGAGATTATTGGTCTTTTAGTAGACGGAGAAAATGACAAAAAACCAACAGGCACACCTGAGGTCACCATGAAGTTCTATCTTGTCAATAAAAAAGTTGATGTGATGGAGTACATCCCTTACAATGACGATTTTTACATGGTTGTTCGAAATGGAAAGTCTGATTTCGTGATTGCAAAAGAACAGGTTCAAAAGGTATTAAAAGATTTAGAAGACTTGGTTGCAGGCAAGTACAAACCACCTGAGGACTAA
- a CDS encoding calcium-translocating P-type ATPase, SERCA-type gives MNQNISNFHSKDIETILENLKTTLNGLSSEEAEQRLKVYGKNIIEEGKKKSIFLLFLEQFKNVMVFVLLAAAVISILLGEAADAAIIVAVLLINAVFGVAQELKAEKAIDALKKLNMPYAKVYRDGHLMQIRTDEIVVGDIIEIEAGDIVPADLRLIESVNLKIDESALTGESVPVEKEANNVLDESTPLAERTNMAFMGTIVTYGRGKGVVVATGMKTEIGKIANFVNIQSTIDTKTPLHEKLEEIGKYLTFGILAIAFIVFVTGLLYGRETFEMFLTAVSLAVAAIPEGLPAVVTIVLAIGVQKMAKRNAIIRRLSSIETLGRVEVICSDKTGTLTQNKMNVVKIYCNDNLVENFEHEDNTTKTLLHIMALCNDVKVDLINKHPHFIGDPTEIALVKFAYEKGFNKNAIEKVLKRVYEIPFDSVRKMMTTVHEIRNDEKLFVFSKGAVDVIINICKFIMVNDEILPLDENMHHKILQANKEMSSNALRVLAFAYKEIDRTQLDDKNAIEDNLIFIGLVGMIDPPRPEAYNAVEVCYQAGITPVMITGDHKDTAVAIAKELKIIDKNKDELSQVLTGSEIEKLDDQQLKEKVKEVKVYARVSPEHKLRIVKAWKSHGKIVAMTGDGVNDAPALKAADIGIGMGITGTDVTKNVSDVILADDNFATIVAAVEEGRKTYDNIRKTIQFLLSSNVGEVVTLFFATLLNWVVLYPIHILWVNLVTDTFPALALSMEKAESDVMKRKPKKTQENIFAGGVGFSILYQGFLKGLITLLVFFIGNKLYGHKTAITMTFMLLSLIQLTHAYNVRSNINSLFKMGVFSNKYLNLAFIASFLLQVVVLTVAPLRELFKLTFLNFEQWTIIILASLSIVPIVEVVKYFTRHFHKE, from the coding sequence TTGAACCAAAATATTTCTAATTTTCACTCAAAGGACATAGAAACAATTTTGGAAAACCTCAAAACCACTCTAAATGGACTTTCATCCGAAGAAGCCGAACAAAGGCTTAAAGTGTATGGAAAAAATATAATTGAAGAAGGAAAAAAGAAATCAATATTTCTTCTTTTCTTGGAACAATTCAAAAACGTGATGGTATTCGTACTGCTTGCTGCTGCAGTTATATCAATCCTTCTCGGCGAGGCGGCAGACGCTGCAATCATCGTAGCAGTCCTGCTCATCAACGCAGTCTTTGGAGTCGCGCAAGAGCTGAAAGCTGAAAAAGCAATAGATGCCCTAAAAAAACTTAATATGCCATATGCAAAAGTCTACAGAGACGGACATTTGATGCAAATCAGAACCGATGAAATAGTAGTTGGAGATATAATTGAGATTGAAGCTGGAGATATCGTCCCTGCAGATTTGAGACTCATTGAAAGCGTTAATCTTAAAATTGATGAGTCAGCTTTAACTGGCGAATCTGTTCCTGTTGAAAAAGAGGCAAACAATGTTCTTGACGAGTCAACTCCTCTTGCAGAAAGGACTAATATGGCTTTCATGGGAACAATTGTAACGTATGGTCGAGGAAAAGGCGTGGTTGTTGCAACAGGAATGAAAACAGAGATAGGCAAAATTGCAAATTTTGTAAATATCCAGTCCACAATTGACACCAAAACTCCTCTTCATGAGAAGTTAGAAGAAATTGGTAAATATCTCACATTTGGAATACTGGCAATTGCCTTTATTGTTTTTGTGACAGGACTTCTTTACGGTCGAGAGACGTTTGAAATGTTTTTAACAGCTGTGTCATTGGCTGTTGCTGCAATTCCTGAAGGTCTTCCTGCTGTGGTGACAATTGTCCTTGCAATTGGTGTTCAAAAAATGGCAAAACGAAATGCTATCATAAGAAGACTGTCTTCGATTGAAACCTTAGGAAGAGTTGAAGTTATTTGTTCTGATAAAACAGGTACACTTACTCAAAATAAGATGAATGTTGTAAAAATTTATTGCAATGATAACCTGGTTGAGAACTTTGAACATGAAGATAATACAACAAAGACTTTGCTTCACATAATGGCACTTTGCAATGATGTAAAGGTAGACTTGATTAATAAACATCCTCATTTTATTGGCGACCCGACTGAAATTGCTTTGGTAAAATTCGCCTATGAAAAGGGCTTTAACAAGAATGCAATTGAGAAGGTATTAAAGCGAGTTTACGAAATACCTTTTGATTCTGTTAGAAAGATGATGACAACTGTGCATGAAATTAGAAATGACGAAAAACTTTTTGTGTTTTCCAAAGGTGCTGTAGATGTAATAATTAACATATGCAAATTTATAATGGTAAATGATGAAATACTACCTCTTGACGAAAATATGCACCACAAAATCTTGCAGGCAAACAAAGAAATGTCCTCCAATGCGCTTAGAGTTTTAGCTTTTGCATACAAAGAAATTGATAGAACTCAATTAGATGACAAAAATGCTATTGAAGACAATCTCATCTTCATAGGACTTGTTGGAATGATAGACCCACCACGCCCAGAAGCCTACAATGCAGTTGAGGTATGCTATCAAGCAGGTATCACACCTGTGATGATAACAGGAGACCACAAAGACACAGCTGTAGCAATTGCAAAAGAATTGAAGATAATTGATAAAAACAAAGACGAACTTTCGCAGGTTCTGACAGGCAGTGAAATTGAAAAATTAGATGATCAACAATTAAAAGAAAAAGTAAAAGAGGTAAAAGTTTACGCAAGAGTGTCTCCAGAGCACAAATTAAGAATTGTTAAAGCGTGGAAAAGTCATGGTAAAATAGTCGCTATGACGGGCGATGGAGTGAACGATGCACCCGCTTTGAAAGCAGCTGATATTGGAATTGGCATGGGAATAACAGGAACGGATGTAACAAAGAATGTATCTGATGTTATCTTAGCAGATGATAACTTTGCAACAATTGTTGCAGCTGTTGAAGAAGGAAGAAAGACTTATGACAACATACGAAAGACCATTCAATTTTTGCTTTCATCAAATGTTGGAGAAGTTGTAACACTGTTCTTTGCAACACTTTTAAACTGGGTAGTATTATACCCGATTCATATTCTCTGGGTAAACCTTGTTACTGACACTTTCCCAGCTTTAGCACTCAGTATGGAAAAAGCAGAAAGTGATGTAATGAAAAGAAAGCCAAAGAAAACTCAAGAAAATATATTTGCTGGTGGGGTTGGCTTTTCAATTCTGTATCAAGGTTTTCTTAAAGGCTTGATAACATTGCTGGTATTCTTTATTGGAAATAAATTATATGGCCACAAAACTGCCATCACCATGACCTTCATGCTACTGAGCCTCATACAACTTACTCATGCATACAATGTGCGTTCAAACATCAATTCGCTATTTAAAATGGGAGTGTTTTCTAACAAATACCTAAACCTTGCTTTTATAGCTTCATTTTTGCTTCAGGTTGTAGTGCTAACAGTTGCACCGCTTAGAGAATTATTCAAACTGACCTTTTTAAACTTTGAGCAGTGGACAATCATAATTTTAGCGTCACTTTCTATAGTTCCTATTGTGGAAGTAGTAAAATACTTTACACGTCACTTTCATAAAGAATAA
- a CDS encoding ABC transporter permease, whose translation MSAVLKKELKIYFSTPTGYIFMGFFLLISGFFFAVSNLFPASPNYTLVLGNITFIFLVVVPVLTMRLLSEEARTKTDQLLLTSPLKLTEIVLGKYLAAVTVFVITIAVTVLYPTILSFYGDIPVAETLGAYIGFFLLGCSFISIGLFISSLTDNQFIAAVVTFSALLLTWVIDWLESALPTDRVAGFIFVLILVGLVCAWIYLTIRNIIISVSAAAIGAGAFVAVYILKPEFYDNAIVRFFKWFSLLSRYQKFTNGLLDLSSIAYYLSFIFVFIFLTIRVLEKRRWS comes from the coding sequence ATGAGTGCAGTTTTGAAAAAAGAGCTAAAAATATATTTCTCAACACCAACAGGATATATATTCATGGGATTTTTCCTTTTGATTTCAGGATTTTTCTTTGCAGTGTCAAACCTGTTTCCAGCAAGCCCGAACTATACATTAGTGCTTGGTAACATAACATTCATATTCTTAGTTGTTGTGCCGGTGCTTACAATGAGACTTTTGAGTGAAGAGGCAAGAACAAAGACAGACCAGCTCCTTTTAACATCGCCATTGAAGCTTACTGAAATTGTGCTTGGCAAGTATTTAGCTGCCGTTACTGTTTTTGTTATTACCATTGCTGTTACCGTATTGTATCCCACAATACTTTCTTTTTACGGCGACATTCCTGTTGCAGAAACCTTGGGTGCATATATAGGATTTTTCCTTCTTGGCTGTTCATTTATCTCAATAGGTCTTTTTATATCATCACTGACAGACAACCAGTTCATTGCAGCTGTTGTGACATTTTCTGCCCTGCTTTTGACATGGGTTATAGACTGGCTGGAAAGCGCTCTTCCAACAGACAGAGTTGCAGGATTTATATTTGTGCTAATCCTTGTAGGTCTGGTTTGCGCGTGGATTTACCTCACCATAAGAAATATAATCATTAGTGTATCAGCAGCAGCTATAGGAGCGGGAGCATTTGTTGCAGTATACATTTTAAAACCAGAGTTTTATGATAATGCTATAGTTAGATTTTTCAAATGGTTCTCACTTCTGAGCAGATATCAAAAATTTACAAATGGTCTTTTGGACTTGTCGTCCATAGCTTATTATCTATCTTTTATATTTGTGTTCATATTCCTCACAATAAGAGTGCTTGAAAAAAGAAGATGGAGCTAA
- a CDS encoding DNA polymerase Y family protein, with translation MSRVILHCDLNNFYASVECLYRPELKNKPVAVCGDPEPRHGIVLAKNQIAKIFGVQTGEAIWQALKKCPDLVILKPNYPLYLRFSKLAQQIYSQYTDLVEPFGIDECWLDVTQSTKLLGDGRKIAYEIKERIKYELGITVSVGVSYNKVFAKLGSDYKKPDAVTVISKQNYQEIVWSLSVSSLLYVGPSTEKKLIFHGIKTVGQLAQTPVEYLKKILGKWGEILWIFANGLDTTPVLPPLFDENIKGIGNSITTPRALVNFEDAEYVLYILADSVAQRLRRQHLKCTTIQVWIRDNFLFSITRQEKLSQLTYLAREIFKKSVEIFRKNWTFKTNVRSLGIRATDLVGEFEMQQLNFDYFKKCKLESLEKTLDTLRRRFGQFCVQPALFLTQPSLKSNPIDEHIIHPISYFK, from the coding sequence ATGAGTCGGGTGATTCTCCACTGTGATTTGAACAACTTTTACGCATCTGTTGAATGTCTCTACAGGCCTGAGCTAAAGAATAAACCTGTTGCTGTTTGTGGTGACCCAGAGCCAAGGCACGGTATTGTCCTTGCCAAAAATCAGATAGCAAAAATCTTTGGAGTGCAAACAGGAGAGGCTATTTGGCAAGCACTCAAAAAGTGCCCAGACCTTGTTATACTAAAACCTAATTACCCTCTTTATTTGCGATTTTCTAAACTTGCTCAGCAGATTTATTCCCAATACACAGATCTTGTAGAACCGTTTGGAATTGACGAGTGCTGGCTTGATGTAACACAGAGCACAAAACTTCTGGGAGATGGTAGGAAAATTGCCTACGAGATTAAGGAAAGAATCAAGTATGAACTTGGAATAACAGTATCAGTTGGAGTTTCTTACAACAAGGTTTTTGCAAAGCTTGGAAGTGACTATAAAAAACCTGATGCTGTCACAGTTATCAGTAAGCAAAACTACCAAGAAATAGTGTGGAGTCTTTCTGTATCTTCTCTTTTGTATGTGGGACCAAGTACAGAAAAAAAGCTTATTTTTCATGGGATTAAAACAGTAGGTCAGCTTGCTCAAACTCCAGTAGAATATCTTAAAAAGATTTTGGGGAAATGGGGTGAAATTTTGTGGATATTCGCAAATGGACTTGATACAACACCTGTTTTACCACCGCTTTTTGACGAAAACATCAAAGGAATTGGAAACAGCATAACAACTCCTCGTGCCCTTGTGAATTTTGAAGATGCCGAATATGTTCTCTATATTTTAGCAGATAGTGTTGCCCAAAGGCTCAGAAGGCAACATCTAAAATGTACTACCATTCAAGTGTGGATTAGAGACAATTTTCTATTTTCTATCACCAGGCAAGAAAAGCTATCTCAGCTCACCTATCTTGCAAGAGAAATATTCAAAAAGTCAGTTGAAATATTTAGAAAAAATTGGACATTTAAAACCAACGTGCGTTCACTTGGAATTCGTGCAACAGACCTTGTAGGAGAATTTGAGATGCAACAGCTTAACTTTGACTACTTTAAAAAGTGCAAATTAGAATCCTTAGAAAAGACTTTAGATACCTTGAGAAGACGATTTGGTCAATTTTGTGTACAGCCAGCACTTTTTCTGACACAGCCTTCTTTGAAGTCTAATCCCATTGATGAACACATAATTCACCCCATTTCCTATTTCAAATAA